The following are encoded in a window of Amycolatopsis lexingtonensis genomic DNA:
- a CDS encoding cobyric acid synthase, which yields MSGLLVAGTTSDAGKSLVTAGICRWLARRGVRVAPFKAQNMSNNSMVCGDGAEIGRAQWVQARAAGVEPEAAMNPVLLKPGSDRRSHVVALGKPFGTLEAGEYATGRAGLAEIAFGAYEDLSARYDVVVCEGAGSPAEINLRGGDYVNMGLARRFGLPVLVVGDIDRGGVLAAMFGTLALLSAEDQVLVAGWVVNKFRGDVGLLRPGLDSLEKVTGRPVLGVLPWLDRVWIDSEDALAAAGWRREAHGGGLRVAVVRFPRASNATDVDALAAEPGVTVTLTADPDVVMAADVVVLPGSRATVDDLAWLRDRGLGTAVAARAAAGRPVLGICGGYQMLAESIVDDVESGAGSVPGLGLLPTRVAFAAEKVLARPAGEWRGNPVRAYEIHHGTVTAAASDESFLDGLRAGSVWGTMWHGAFENDSFRRAWLTEAAAQAGVEWTAAPGAPGFGELREEMLDKLADAVDEHLDTAMLLALLEQGAPAGLPFVPPGAP from the coding sequence GTGAGCGGCCTGCTCGTCGCCGGGACGACGTCGGACGCCGGGAAGAGCCTGGTCACCGCGGGGATCTGCCGGTGGCTCGCGCGCCGCGGGGTCCGCGTGGCTCCCTTCAAGGCGCAGAACATGTCGAACAACTCGATGGTCTGCGGCGACGGCGCCGAGATCGGCCGGGCCCAGTGGGTGCAGGCGCGCGCCGCCGGGGTCGAGCCCGAGGCGGCCATGAACCCCGTGCTGCTCAAGCCCGGGAGCGACCGGCGCAGTCACGTCGTCGCGCTCGGGAAGCCGTTCGGCACCCTCGAAGCGGGCGAGTACGCCACCGGCCGGGCCGGGCTCGCGGAGATCGCCTTCGGTGCGTACGAGGACCTCAGCGCCCGCTACGACGTCGTCGTCTGCGAGGGCGCCGGCAGCCCGGCGGAGATCAACCTCCGCGGCGGCGACTACGTCAACATGGGGCTCGCGCGGCGGTTCGGCCTGCCGGTCCTGGTCGTCGGCGACATCGACCGCGGCGGCGTGCTGGCCGCGATGTTCGGCACCCTCGCGCTGCTCTCGGCCGAGGACCAGGTGCTCGTCGCGGGCTGGGTGGTCAACAAGTTCCGCGGCGACGTCGGCCTGCTGCGCCCGGGCCTGGACAGCCTCGAGAAGGTCACCGGACGGCCCGTGCTGGGCGTGCTGCCCTGGCTCGACCGCGTGTGGATCGACTCGGAGGACGCGCTGGCGGCCGCGGGCTGGCGCCGGGAGGCCCACGGTGGCGGCCTGCGCGTGGCCGTCGTCCGGTTCCCGCGCGCGTCCAACGCCACCGACGTCGACGCGCTCGCCGCCGAGCCCGGGGTGACCGTCACGCTGACCGCCGATCCGGACGTGGTGATGGCCGCGGACGTCGTCGTGCTGCCCGGTTCGCGCGCCACCGTCGACGACCTCGCCTGGCTGCGCGACCGCGGCCTCGGCACGGCGGTGGCGGCCCGCGCCGCGGCCGGGCGGCCGGTGCTCGGCATCTGCGGCGGGTACCAGATGCTCGCCGAGTCCATTGTGGACGACGTCGAATCCGGCGCCGGTTCGGTTCCCGGCCTCGGGCTGCTGCCGACGCGGGTGGCGTTCGCCGCGGAGAAGGTCCTGGCCCGCCCGGCGGGCGAGTGGCGCGGAAACCCGGTGCGCGCTTACGAAATCCACCACGGCACGGTCACCGCGGCCGCGTCCGATGAGTCCTTTTTGGACGGCCTGCGCGCGGGTTCGGTCTGGGGCACGATGTGGCACGGCGCCTTCGAGAACGACAGCTTCCGGCGCGCGTGGCTCACCGAAGCGGCGGCCCAGGCGGGTGTCGAGTGGACAGCCGCGCCCGGCGCGCCCGGTTTCGGGGAACTGCGCGAGGAAATGCTCGACAAGCTGGCCGACGCCGTCGACGAGCACCTGGACACCGCGATGCTGCTCGCGTTGCTGGAACAGGGCGCGCCGGCGGGACTCCCGTTCGTCCCGCCCGGCGCTCCCTAG
- a CDS encoding CbtB domain-containing protein, giving the protein MSHPAVPAVPLPIRIPIREIVPWAVFVVLLALIALYFVSAEQGATAVFANMYVHEFVHDGRHLLAFPCH; this is encoded by the coding sequence ATGTCCCACCCGGCAGTTCCCGCCGTTCCGCTCCCGATCCGCATCCCGATCCGTGAGATCGTGCCCTGGGCGGTGTTCGTGGTGCTCCTGGCGCTGATCGCGCTGTACTTCGTCAGCGCCGAGCAGGGCGCGACCGCGGTGTTCGCGAACATGTACGTCCACGAGTTCGTGCACGACGGCCGGCACCTGCTGGCCTTCCCCTGCCACTGA
- a CDS encoding ROK family protein, giving the protein MVAALDVGGTTIKAALLDEQLRPQAALRAETARSADGTALAAQVVDIVAALAEQAGTGRPAAVGVVVPGIVDEETRICHFSANLDWREVHFGELLEGRLGLPVAFGHDVTAGGIAEFRVGAGQGATNAAFIPVGTGIAAALLLDGRIHRAHGQAGEVGHIDVGHPGKCGCGATGCLEAISSAASIARRYTERTGRPADGAREVVELARGGDEVAVAVVQDALDGLGHGIRTLLTLLGPEVIVLGGGLFTAADYVLEPVREWLAAHLTFQKMPELRIAKLGDEAGRLGAGLLAFDLLDA; this is encoded by the coding sequence ATGGTGGCGGCCCTCGATGTGGGCGGGACGACGATCAAGGCGGCGTTGCTCGACGAGCAGCTGCGGCCGCAGGCGGCCCTGCGGGCGGAGACGGCGCGCAGTGCGGACGGGACGGCGCTGGCGGCGCAGGTCGTCGACATCGTGGCCGCGCTGGCGGAGCAGGCGGGCACCGGGCGGCCCGCCGCCGTCGGCGTCGTGGTGCCCGGGATCGTCGACGAGGAGACCCGGATCTGCCACTTCTCCGCGAACCTCGACTGGCGCGAGGTGCACTTCGGCGAGCTCCTGGAAGGACGGCTCGGGCTGCCGGTGGCGTTCGGGCACGACGTCACCGCGGGCGGCATCGCCGAGTTCCGGGTCGGCGCGGGGCAGGGCGCGACGAACGCGGCGTTCATCCCGGTCGGCACCGGGATCGCGGCCGCGCTGCTGCTCGACGGCCGGATCCACCGCGCGCACGGGCAGGCGGGCGAGGTCGGCCACATCGACGTCGGCCACCCCGGCAAGTGCGGTTGCGGCGCGACCGGCTGCCTGGAGGCGATCTCGTCGGCGGCGTCGATCGCGCGCCGCTACACCGAGCGCACCGGCCGCCCGGCCGACGGTGCCCGCGAAGTGGTGGAGCTGGCCCGCGGCGGCGACGAGGTCGCGGTCGCCGTGGTCCAGGACGCCCTCGACGGCCTCGGCCACGGCATCCGGACGCTGCTGACGCTGCTCGGCCCGGAGGTGATCGTCCTGGGCGGCGGCCTGTTCACCGCGGCCGACTACGTGCTGGAGCCGGTGCGCGAGTGGCTGGCGGCGCACCTGACGTTCCAGAAGATGCCGGAGCTGCGGATCGCGAAGCTGGGCGACGAAGCCGGCCGCCTCGGCGCCGGCCTGCTCGCGTTCGACCTCCTGGACGCCTGA
- a CDS encoding CbtA family protein: MMKTLLVRGMLAGLIAGVLAFGFAYAFGEPSVNTAIGLEESGGHSHSHGAGAEPAPAEEHEEELVPRDIQSTLGLLTGVLVYGVAIGGLLSLAFAFAQGRLGNLRPRVTALLLTAGAFAVVFLVPFLKYPANPPAVGQPGTIGSRTELYFGFVAVSLLAGIFATVFGRKLADRFGAWNGFLLAAAGYLVVIGVVAWLMPVVDEVPADFPASTLWSFRTASVGTQVTLWLALGLAFGAFAEKALNKKTAVAA; this comes from the coding sequence ATGATGAAGACCCTGCTGGTCCGCGGCATGCTCGCGGGCCTGATCGCCGGTGTGCTCGCGTTCGGGTTCGCCTACGCCTTCGGTGAGCCGTCGGTGAACACCGCCATCGGCCTCGAAGAGTCCGGCGGCCATTCCCACTCGCACGGCGCGGGCGCCGAGCCCGCCCCCGCCGAAGAGCACGAAGAGGAGCTCGTCCCCCGGGACATCCAGAGCACCCTCGGGCTGCTGACCGGCGTCCTCGTCTACGGCGTTGCGATCGGCGGCCTGCTCTCGCTCGCCTTCGCGTTCGCCCAAGGCCGGCTCGGCAACCTCCGGCCGAGGGTGACGGCGCTGCTGCTCACCGCGGGCGCGTTCGCCGTGGTGTTCCTGGTGCCGTTCCTGAAGTACCCGGCCAACCCGCCCGCGGTGGGCCAGCCGGGCACGATCGGCTCGCGCACCGAGCTGTACTTCGGGTTCGTCGCGGTGTCCCTGCTCGCGGGCATCTTCGCCACGGTGTTCGGCCGCAAGCTGGCCGACCGCTTCGGCGCCTGGAACGGCTTCCTCCTCGCCGCGGCGGGCTACCTCGTCGTGATCGGCGTGGTGGCCTGGCTGATGCCGGTGGTCGACGAGGTCCCGGCGGACTTCCCGGCGTCGACGCTGTGGAGCTTCCGCACGGCGTCGGTCGGCACGCAGGTGACGCTGTGGCTGGCGCTGGGCCTGGCTTTCGGCGCCTTCGCGGAGAAGGCGCTGAACAAGAAGACCGCCGTCGCCGCCTGA